The Teredinibacter sp. KSP-S5-2 genome includes a window with the following:
- a CDS encoding DoxX family protein: MTFLKKIDSFARHLGGLCPEWVISITFRISLFLVFWQSAQKKISGIEFLGQDWAFWNVTDRTIALFQYSYNIPLIPPEITAYIATFAEFFLSITILLGFMTRMSALCLLIMLAIIQFVVLFPNGDWQTHLLWAGMMVYLLKNGSGSLSLDNLIRS, from the coding sequence ATGACATTCCTGAAAAAAATCGATTCATTTGCACGACACTTAGGAGGACTTTGTCCCGAATGGGTCATATCCATCACATTCAGGATTTCTTTATTTTTGGTTTTCTGGCAGTCAGCTCAAAAGAAAATATCTGGTATAGAATTTTTGGGGCAAGATTGGGCATTTTGGAATGTAACGGATCGAACCATTGCCTTATTTCAGTATTCCTACAACATACCGCTTATCCCACCGGAGATAACAGCTTATATTGCTACATTTGCAGAATTCTTTTTATCGATAACCATTCTATTGGGTTTCATGACCCGCATGAGTGCTTTATGTTTACTAATTATGTTGGCCATAATTCAATTTGTCGTACTGTTCCCGAACGGAGACTGGCAAACACACTTATTATGGGCGGGAATGATGGTATATTTGCTTAAAAATGGATCGGGAAGCTTAAGTTTAGACAACTTGATCAGATCCTAA
- a CDS encoding DNA-binding domain-containing protein: MKLSELQRKFYKNVFMHEEESLLQLKQAFPNYSEEELKARISIYKNNTFLSLIDVLAETFPNTQKTVGIDFFTLLAKDYIRHHPPKTASLISYGDHLPSFILQHEKTEHLPYLGDLAQLEFDRHIAYYTEDTPPLTQEDFTRIDVERLADCRITVLSSVRLLASNYAVVSLWRFNNDDNKDDEQIIIDHPEFCITFKDNDEVISYKLEPALYTFLKQIVEQHSIGASLDETLEQHPDFNATEAVQFLVQSHIGERIIKGDNE; encoded by the coding sequence ATGAAGCTTAGCGAGCTACAACGGAAATTTTATAAAAACGTTTTTATGCATGAAGAAGAAAGCCTTCTTCAATTGAAACAGGCATTCCCAAATTACTCAGAAGAAGAATTAAAGGCCAGAATATCGATATATAAAAACAATACTTTTTTATCGCTCATTGATGTTCTTGCAGAGACCTTCCCTAACACTCAAAAAACTGTTGGTATAGATTTTTTCACACTGTTAGCGAAAGACTATATACGTCATCACCCTCCAAAAACAGCATCATTAATCTCGTACGGGGATCACCTACCAAGCTTTATACTCCAACACGAAAAAACGGAACATCTTCCCTATTTGGGTGATTTGGCACAACTGGAGTTTGACCGGCATATAGCTTATTACACTGAAGACACCCCCCCCCTGACACAAGAAGACTTCACCCGCATTGATGTAGAGCGACTAGCTGATTGCAGGATAACTGTATTAAGTAGCGTGCGCTTGCTGGCTTCGAACTACGCCGTTGTCAGCCTATGGCGTTTTAACAACGATGACAATAAAGATGATGAACAAATCATTATAGATCACCCTGAATTCTGCATTACATTCAAAGACAATGACGAAGTCATCAGCTACAAACTTGAACCAGCCTTGTATACATTTCTAAAACAAATAGTCGAACAACACTCAATTGGCGCAAGCCTTGATGAGACTTTAGAACAACACCCTGACTTTAATGCAACAGAGGCAGTCCAGTTTTTGGTTCAAAGCCACATCGGAGAAAGAATTATCAAAGGAGACAACGAATGA
- a CDS encoding DUF692 domain-containing protein → MHNLPDKSGISLKPKHYQEIIDTHPKISWFEIHPENYMSAGGLNHKFLQRIRDQYPITMHGVGMSLGSADGLNKEHLNELKKLVDLYQPALVSEHLAWSHWKQNYFNDLLPFPYTEESLRITANNIHQVQDYLGRNILIENPSVYLAFGNNDYSEPDFISELIKKTECKLLLDVNNIFVSAKNTGFSTEEYINDIPLQHVKEIHLAGHSVMPLTEEKNIHIDNHGSKVSEEVWQLFRYTIQQARRKIPTLIEWDTDIPSLSTLLQEALKAEHAMKESLSEAGP, encoded by the coding sequence ATGCATAACCTCCCAGATAAATCCGGTATAAGCCTCAAACCCAAGCACTATCAGGAAATCATCGACACTCACCCGAAAATCAGTTGGTTTGAGATTCACCCCGAAAATTATATGAGTGCGGGAGGGTTAAACCATAAATTTCTTCAACGGATTCGCGATCAGTATCCCATAACTATGCACGGTGTAGGCATGTCTCTTGGGTCAGCGGATGGCCTAAACAAAGAGCACCTGAATGAACTAAAAAAGTTGGTCGACTTATACCAACCCGCTCTTGTTTCTGAACATTTAGCCTGGAGTCATTGGAAACAAAACTATTTCAACGACCTTTTACCTTTTCCTTATACCGAAGAAAGCCTGCGGATAACCGCGAATAACATTCATCAGGTTCAGGATTACTTAGGCCGAAACATTCTTATAGAAAACCCCAGCGTCTATTTAGCCTTTGGCAACAACGATTATTCCGAGCCGGATTTTATTTCCGAACTCATAAAAAAAACCGAGTGTAAGCTACTACTCGACGTCAACAACATTTTTGTCTCTGCCAAAAACACAGGCTTTAGTACAGAAGAATATATCAATGACATACCTCTTCAGCATGTAAAAGAAATCCATCTGGCCGGCCATTCAGTCATGCCGTTGACAGAAGAGAAAAATATTCACATTGATAATCACGGGTCGAAAGTATCGGAAGAAGTTTGGCAACTATTCAGATACACCATACAACAAGCAAGACGAAAGATCCCCACGCTAATAGAATGGGACACAGACATTCCAAGCCTGTCGACGCTATTACAGGAAGCGCTCAAAGCGGAACACGCCATGAAAGAAAGCCTGAGCGAGGCGGGGCCATGA
- a CDS encoding DUF2282 domain-containing protein: MKKMTKNVAISSAIAAGIMMAASTDVLAEKKMEKCYGAVKAGKNDCAIKSQGTSCAGEAKKDSIGDAWIYVPKGTCDKIVGASTEPKA, translated from the coding sequence ATGAAGAAAATGACAAAAAACGTTGCCATTTCCAGCGCAATTGCTGCCGGCATTATGATGGCTGCATCCACCGACGTACTTGCAGAAAAAAAGATGGAAAAATGCTATGGCGCGGTTAAAGCAGGCAAAAATGACTGCGCAATCAAAAGCCAGGGTACGTCCTGCGCTGGTGAAGCCAAAAAAGATTCTATTGGCGATGCCTGGATATACGTCCCCAAAGGCACTTGCGATAAAATTGTTGGTGCCAGCACCGAACCCAAAGCGTAA
- the pgi gene encoding glucose-6-phosphate isomerase, protein MPTKRLPDYYNNWSKLEELANGWKSKTLKQAFEEDNNRADRYSISAAGLHYDFSKNHIDEETLQQLTAVAEQANLKNAIKKLYRGDHVNNTEDRPALHTALRFNGEPQTEEQQAVSATLEKMGHLIDSVHSGEWKGYKGDRITDVVNIGIGGSDLGPRMVTKALTPFHTGHVKVHFVANIDGAEIHDVMSSLNAETTLFLVASKSFSTLETLENSLTARRWVLESGAQESDLAKHFVAISSKVDKAVEFGIDADNVYPIWDWVGGRYSLWSAIGMPIAFAVGIENFNKLRAGAAAMDAHFAEAPIERNIPALMGLLMFWYSNLMGTDTQAILPYAYHMQMLPAYLQQLEMESNGKSVTRDGELLDYQTGSIVWGTEGTNGQHSFHQLLHQGTTVVPIDFIATLKAHHPYDHQHKFLFANCLAQSQALLTGRDLATAETELRAQGASEEEVARLATHKVHPGNRPSSTIVMDTLKPETLGALIAAYEHKVYTLGVLWNINSYDQWGVELGKLLGTHVTTAIDTTDVPKDWDSSTQNLIKRFTEANKKL, encoded by the coding sequence ATGCCAACAAAACGTCTACCAGATTATTACAACAACTGGAGCAAGCTCGAAGAACTTGCTAACGGTTGGAAAAGCAAAACATTGAAACAAGCTTTCGAAGAAGACAACAACCGAGCTGACAGATACTCCATCTCTGCAGCAGGCCTCCACTACGACTTCTCAAAAAACCACATCGATGAAGAAACACTGCAGCAATTAACCGCTGTGGCCGAACAAGCCAATCTCAAAAATGCCATTAAGAAGCTATATCGCGGTGACCACGTAAACAATACAGAAGACCGACCCGCCCTGCATACAGCGCTGCGCTTTAATGGCGAGCCGCAAACAGAAGAGCAGCAAGCTGTTTCCGCCACACTGGAAAAGATGGGCCACCTGATTGATTCAGTACACTCTGGAGAATGGAAAGGTTACAAAGGCGATAGGATCACCGACGTAGTCAATATTGGTATTGGCGGCTCTGACCTGGGCCCCCGAATGGTTACCAAGGCACTTACCCCCTTCCACACGGGGCATGTAAAAGTGCATTTTGTTGCCAACATCGACGGTGCAGAAATCCACGATGTCATGTCATCGCTTAACGCCGAAACCACGCTATTCCTTGTTGCATCGAAATCCTTTTCCACGCTGGAAACACTGGAAAACTCCCTTACGGCACGCCGCTGGGTATTAGAATCCGGCGCACAGGAATCCGACTTGGCCAAGCACTTTGTCGCCATCTCCTCGAAGGTAGACAAAGCCGTTGAGTTCGGCATTGATGCCGATAACGTCTACCCAATTTGGGACTGGGTTGGTGGCCGCTACTCTCTTTGGTCCGCGATTGGCATGCCTATCGCCTTTGCCGTCGGCATAGAAAACTTTAACAAGCTTCGTGCTGGCGCCGCCGCAATGGATGCACACTTTGCAGAAGCCCCCATCGAACGCAACATTCCCGCCCTGATGGGATTGCTCATGTTCTGGTATAGCAACCTGATGGGAACGGACACTCAAGCGATCCTACCCTACGCTTATCACATGCAAATGCTGCCTGCATACTTACAGCAACTGGAAATGGAAAGTAACGGAAAAAGCGTTACCCGAGATGGCGAACTGCTGGATTACCAAACCGGTTCTATTGTATGGGGAACAGAAGGCACCAATGGACAGCACTCTTTCCACCAGCTACTGCATCAGGGTACAACAGTCGTCCCCATTGACTTCATTGCCACACTGAAAGCTCATCATCCATACGACCATCAGCACAAGTTCCTGTTTGCCAACTGTCTGGCACAGAGCCAAGCCCTTCTAACAGGGAGAGACCTGGCAACAGCAGAAACCGAGCTGAGAGCACAAGGGGCGAGTGAAGAAGAAGTTGCTCGCCTGGCAACTCATAAAGTTCACCCTGGCAACCGTCCGAGCTCAACGATTGTTATGGATACATTGAAGCCAGAAACTCTCGGCGCACTGATTGCAGCATACGAGCACAAGGTATACACCCTTGGCGTATTGTGGAATATAAATTCCTATGACCAATGGGGTGTTGAACTGGGCAAACTGCTTGGCACTCACGTAACCACAGCTATCGACACAACGGACGTCCCTAAAGATTGGGATTCATCCACCCAAAACCTGATCAAACGATTTACTGAAGCCAATAAAAAGCTCTAG
- a CDS encoding polyprenyl synthetase family protein → MLSFQKIIQTDFEAMNQLILDQLHSDVDLVENIGRYIIDAGGKRLRPMLVLLMANCLGYQGKQHINLATIIEFIHTATLLHDDVVDVSSLRRGRPTANAKYGNAPSVLVGDFLYSRAFQMMVAIGHIEIMDILSNTTNVISEGEVQQLVNAKNPQVTEQDYYTVIHKKTAALFEAACEIGAVIAETDKETAQQAKAFGYHLGLAFQLVDDALDYEGDAEALGKNLGDDLAEGKPTLPLIHSIQHGSTEEAVLVQNAIKNGEVDKLQQIVDIVNKCGGLDYTKTCAQKHANNAQEILTNFPESDFKSALSDLAAFSVERSY, encoded by the coding sequence ATGCTATCTTTCCAAAAAATAATCCAGACAGACTTTGAAGCCATGAACCAGTTGATCCTTGATCAACTGCATTCAGACGTGGACCTTGTAGAAAACATTGGCCGCTACATTATTGACGCTGGAGGGAAGCGTCTGCGCCCCATGCTGGTACTGCTGATGGCGAATTGCCTCGGCTATCAGGGAAAACAACATATCAACCTGGCCACTATCATCGAGTTTATTCACACAGCGACACTACTGCACGATGACGTAGTTGACGTATCCAGCTTGCGCCGTGGGCGTCCAACGGCAAATGCCAAGTATGGCAACGCCCCCAGTGTGTTGGTTGGTGACTTTCTGTACTCGCGCGCATTCCAGATGATGGTTGCCATCGGACACATTGAAATAATGGATATTTTGTCCAACACCACCAATGTGATTTCTGAAGGCGAAGTCCAGCAGCTAGTTAACGCCAAAAACCCTCAAGTGACTGAGCAGGATTACTACACGGTCATCCACAAAAAAACTGCCGCACTGTTTGAAGCAGCATGCGAGATAGGTGCAGTGATTGCAGAAACCGACAAAGAAACGGCGCAACAAGCCAAAGCTTTTGGTTATCACCTCGGATTAGCATTTCAGTTAGTTGATGATGCGCTGGATTATGAGGGGGATGCAGAGGCTCTGGGGAAAAACCTCGGCGACGATCTCGCAGAAGGCAAGCCAACTTTACCTCTTATCCATTCAATCCAGCATGGCTCAACTGAAGAGGCTGTGCTAGTACAAAATGCGATAAAAAACGGCGAAGTTGATAAGCTGCAACAAATTGTGGATATAGTAAATAAATGCGGAGGCTTGGACTACACTAAGACCTGCGCCCAGAAACATGCTAATAATGCGCAAGAAATATTAACTAACTTCCCAGAAAGTGACTTCAAGTCAGCCTTGAGCGACCTTGCGGCATTTTCCGTAGAACGCTCCTACTAA
- the rplU gene encoding 50S ribosomal protein L21 produces the protein MYAVIAAGGKQHRVEEGEVLRLEKIEVATGENVDFDQVLLVANGDDVKIGAPVVDGAKVTAEVLSHGRADKVKIIKFRRRKHSMKRQGHRQWYTEVKITGIKG, from the coding sequence ATGTACGCAGTTATTGCTGCTGGCGGTAAACAGCACCGCGTAGAAGAAGGCGAAGTTCTTCGTCTTGAAAAAATTGAAGTTGCAACAGGCGAGAATGTCGATTTCGACCAAGTATTGCTTGTAGCAAACGGCGACGACGTAAAAATCGGCGCTCCTGTTGTAGATGGCGCTAAAGTAACTGCTGAGGTATTGAGCCATGGTCGTGCGGATAAGGTGAAAATCATCAAGTTCCGTCGTCGTAAGCACTCTATGAAGCGTCAAGGTCATCGCCAGTGGTACACCGAAGTGAAAATCACTGGAATCAAAGGTTAA
- the rpmA gene encoding 50S ribosomal protein L27 — protein MAHKKAGGSTRNGRDSESKRLGVKRFGGQLVNAGSILVRQRGTRIHAGDNVGVGKDHTLFAKATGLVKFEVKGERNRKFVSIVQA, from the coding sequence ATGGCTCATAAAAAGGCAGGTGGTAGTACCCGTAACGGTCGCGATTCCGAAAGTAAACGCTTAGGTGTTAAACGTTTTGGCGGCCAACTAGTAAACGCGGGCAGTATCTTGGTTCGTCAGCGTGGCACACGAATTCATGCTGGTGACAATGTTGGTGTAGGTAAAGATCACACTTTATTTGCAAAAGCAACAGGTCTAGTTAAGTTTGAAGTGAAGGGTGAGCGCAATCGTAAATTCGTAAGCATTGTGCAAGCTTAA
- the cgtA gene encoding Obg family GTPase CgtA, translated as MKFVDEAPIEVYAGKGGNGCMSFRREKFIAKGGPDGGDGGDGGSVYLLADESINTLIDYRYQRKYRAESGESGRSRNCTGKKGEDLYLKVPVGTSVIDLETDEQIGDLTEVGQTLLVAQGGFHGLGNTRYKSSINRAPRQTSPGSEGEYKSIKLEMKVLADVGMLGLPNAGKSTFIRAVSAAQPKVADYPFTTLIPSLGVVKVQRHRSFVIADIPGLIEGAAEGAGLGIRFLKHLTRCRILVHLVDVSPIDGSDPAENALSIVRELERFSPTLAGRERWLVLNKADLISEDELAERKQAIIDALDWRGEVLAVSALAKTGTDQLCERILTHLESVWDAEKEDPELAEQELAIQKQMQKEAREKIEALRAAHKAKKQKDDDDQDDDDFDVEIEYVQ; from the coding sequence ATGAAATTTGTGGATGAGGCGCCCATCGAGGTGTACGCGGGTAAAGGCGGCAATGGCTGCATGAGCTTTCGGCGAGAGAAGTTTATTGCGAAAGGCGGCCCGGATGGTGGCGATGGTGGCGATGGTGGTAGTGTGTACTTACTCGCTGATGAGAGTATAAATACACTGATCGACTACCGTTATCAGCGTAAATATCGGGCAGAAAGTGGTGAGTCTGGGCGCAGCAGGAACTGTACTGGTAAAAAGGGTGAAGATTTGTATCTCAAGGTGCCAGTCGGAACGTCTGTCATTGATCTGGAAACAGATGAGCAAATTGGTGATTTAACCGAGGTTGGGCAAACCCTGTTGGTTGCTCAGGGTGGTTTTCATGGATTGGGTAACACGCGTTACAAATCGAGTATCAACCGTGCTCCGCGTCAAACCAGTCCGGGGAGTGAGGGCGAATATAAAAGCATCAAGCTGGAAATGAAGGTGTTGGCAGACGTTGGGATGCTCGGCTTGCCTAATGCGGGTAAGTCCACTTTTATTCGTGCGGTATCTGCTGCTCAGCCAAAAGTGGCGGATTATCCATTTACTACCTTGATTCCAAGTTTGGGGGTGGTAAAGGTTCAGCGTCATCGCAGTTTTGTTATTGCTGATATCCCTGGGTTGATTGAAGGGGCGGCTGAAGGTGCTGGTCTGGGAATTCGTTTTCTTAAGCATTTAACCCGTTGTCGAATTTTGGTTCATTTGGTTGATGTCAGTCCTATCGACGGTTCTGATCCGGCTGAGAACGCGTTGTCTATTGTTCGCGAGTTGGAGCGGTTTAGTCCGACCTTGGCGGGGCGTGAAAGATGGTTGGTTTTAAATAAAGCGGACTTGATTTCCGAGGATGAACTGGCAGAGCGAAAGCAGGCGATTATTGATGCACTTGATTGGAGGGGTGAGGTTTTAGCGGTATCTGCTCTGGCAAAAACAGGTACGGATCAGTTGTGTGAGCGTATACTTACTCACTTGGAATCTGTCTGGGATGCTGAAAAGGAAGACCCCGAGTTGGCAGAGCAGGAGCTGGCAATACAAAAGCAAATGCAAAAAGAGGCTCGAGAGAAAATTGAGGCCTTACGGGCCGCTCATAAGGCTAAAAAGCAGAAAGATGATGATGATCAAGATGATGACGATTTTGACGTTGAAATCGAATATGTTCAGTAA
- the proB gene encoding glutamate 5-kinase, protein MNRRQQVKQSRRWVIKIGSALLTDDGRGLDKEAIATWVQQVAGLKKRGYEIVIVSSGAVAAGMTRLGWKERPKNIHEQQAAAAVGQTSLVQAYEQEFNKYSIKTAQILLDHDDLTNRQRYLNARSTLRTLNKLGVIPIVNENDTVVTEEIRFGDNDTLGALVTNLIEADTLCILTDQKGMYESDPRQNALAQIIFERPASDESLDAMASGGGSLGRGGMISKVKAARIAARSGGNTIIVGGRIYDVINRVAAGELLGTLLYAGQQPIAARKRWLAGHLQSRGVLVIDDGAVKVLREEGKSLLPVGVKGVLGHFSRGDMVVCRDQKGNEIARGLVNYNSDDSRRIVGQPSTKITALIGYKDYDELIHRDNLVLS, encoded by the coding sequence ATGAATAGAAGGCAGCAGGTTAAGCAAAGTCGACGTTGGGTAATCAAAATCGGGAGTGCTTTGCTAACTGATGATGGTCGGGGCTTGGATAAAGAAGCTATTGCAACATGGGTACAGCAAGTTGCAGGGCTAAAAAAGCGAGGCTATGAAATAGTTATTGTTTCCTCCGGTGCTGTTGCCGCGGGAATGACTCGCCTTGGTTGGAAAGAGCGACCTAAAAATATTCATGAGCAGCAGGCTGCGGCTGCGGTAGGGCAAACCAGTTTGGTTCAGGCCTATGAGCAGGAATTTAATAAATACAGTATTAAGACCGCCCAAATTCTGTTGGATCACGATGATCTAACCAATCGTCAACGTTACCTCAACGCTCGCTCAACTTTGCGAACGCTAAATAAGCTTGGTGTCATTCCTATCGTGAACGAAAACGACACGGTGGTGACTGAGGAGATCCGCTTTGGTGATAACGACACTTTGGGAGCGTTAGTTACCAATCTGATTGAGGCGGACACGTTGTGCATTCTGACTGACCAGAAGGGGATGTATGAAAGTGACCCGCGTCAGAATGCTTTGGCTCAAATTATTTTTGAGCGGCCCGCATCGGATGAGTCTCTTGACGCTATGGCTAGTGGTGGTGGTTCGTTGGGGCGTGGTGGCATGATCAGTAAGGTTAAAGCTGCGCGAATTGCTGCTCGCTCTGGTGGTAATACCATTATTGTTGGTGGTCGAATATACGATGTAATCAATCGTGTTGCAGCGGGTGAATTACTTGGAACGCTTCTGTACGCGGGGCAGCAGCCGATTGCTGCGCGTAAACGTTGGCTGGCTGGGCACTTGCAGTCGAGGGGCGTATTGGTTATTGATGATGGTGCAGTGAAGGTGCTGCGGGAAGAGGGTAAGAGTTTATTGCCTGTGGGTGTCAAAGGTGTGTTGGGGCACTTTAGCCGTGGTGATATGGTCGTTTGTCGTGATCAGAAAGGTAACGAAATTGCTCGCGGGCTGGTGAACTACAATAGCGATGACTCGCGTAGGATTGTGGGTCAGCCAAGCACAAAAATTACTGCCTTAATTGGCTATAAAGATTATGATGAGCTCATCCATAGGGATAACCTGGTTCTTTCATAG
- a CDS encoding histidinol-phosphate transaminase, producing MTIFKSHLYDMGAYKPPLEGRDPHSYLLLDFNERTLPVGDAVREALIAYINAGRLQMYPSYGDIVERIAAYAKVPAEQVMITNGSDQGIDLVFRATCAPGDEVIIPQPSFAIYEQIAKVEGQEIISPFYTKEGGYPVKDVMVAITDKTRLIVVSNPNNPCGTLVSRSEVLALAKAAPEAAILVDECYFEYSKTTVSDLVAQYPNIVITRTFSKTWGIPSLRLGYVVSAPANIKALLNVRGPYDVNQLAIVAANAVLDDTTSVEAYVTEVMDEAKPMLEGFLDRVAIPYWRSGANFIWMFPEDAAQVEEGLRKAGILVRPKADEKGRMGLRITIGTLEQTERLISVLGALLPG from the coding sequence ATGACCATTTTCAAATCTCATCTATACGATATGGGGGCGTACAAGCCCCCTCTTGAAGGGCGTGACCCTCACTCTTATCTTCTGTTGGACTTTAATGAACGCACATTGCCGGTGGGCGATGCTGTGCGAGAAGCTCTCATTGCGTACATCAATGCCGGTCGTCTGCAGATGTATCCTTCATATGGCGACATTGTTGAGCGTATTGCGGCTTATGCCAAGGTGCCCGCAGAGCAAGTAATGATCACTAATGGTTCGGATCAGGGAATTGACCTTGTGTTTCGGGCGACTTGTGCGCCGGGAGATGAGGTAATTATTCCGCAACCGAGCTTTGCAATTTATGAGCAGATTGCAAAGGTGGAAGGGCAAGAAATAATCTCGCCTTTTTACACGAAAGAAGGTGGCTATCCGGTTAAAGATGTGATGGTTGCTATCACCGATAAAACACGTTTAATTGTGGTTTCCAACCCGAACAACCCGTGTGGCACATTGGTTTCACGCAGTGAGGTCCTGGCTTTGGCTAAGGCTGCTCCAGAAGCTGCGATACTGGTAGATGAATGTTATTTTGAGTATTCGAAAACCACGGTATCGGATCTGGTTGCTCAGTATCCTAACATTGTGATTACCCGAACCTTCTCCAAAACCTGGGGTATCCCTTCTTTGCGTTTGGGGTATGTTGTATCTGCGCCGGCAAACATTAAGGCGTTGCTAAATGTGCGGGGCCCATACGATGTAAACCAGCTGGCGATTGTGGCTGCCAATGCGGTGCTGGATGACACTACTTCGGTGGAGGCTTACGTCACAGAAGTGATGGATGAGGCCAAGCCTATGTTGGAAGGTTTTCTGGATCGGGTGGCGATACCTTATTGGCGTAGTGGGGCAAATTTTATATGGATGTTCCCTGAGGATGCTGCGCAGGTTGAAGAGGGGTTGAGAAAAGCCGGTATTTTGGTGCGACCAAAAGCAGATGAAAAAGGGCGGATGGGGTTGCGTATTACTATTGGTACGCTTGAACAAACGGAGCGATTGATTTCAGTGCTTGGCGCTTTGCTTCCTGGCTAG
- the rpsT gene encoding 30S ribosomal protein S20: MANSPQAKKRARQNDQARRHNASLRSMVRTYLKRVDAAIEAGDVEAAKAAYASAVPVLDRITDKGIFHKNKAARHKSRLNARIKAMAA, from the coding sequence GTGGCAAACTCACCTCAAGCAAAGAAACGTGCCCGTCAGAACGACCAGGCTCGCCGTCACAATGCTAGCCTGCGCTCCATGGTTCGCACTTATCTTAAACGAGTGGATGCGGCGATTGAAGCAGGTGATGTTGAAGCAGCGAAAGCCGCTTACGCGAGTGCAGTACCCGTTCTAGACCGTATCACCGACAAAGGTATCTTCCATAAGAATAAAGCAGCTCGTCATAAGAGCCGCTTGAATGCCAGAATTAAAGCAATGGCAGCCTAA